The following are encoded in a window of Longimicrobium sp. genomic DNA:
- a CDS encoding DinB family protein — translation MRPIRLLLLPLLLVLAATEARAQAAPPNFRDEFLRQFNNSMIKFIELAEAMPEDRYAWSPAEGVMPVARVYAHVGHYNYYYPSSAMGVAAPRGLDADSVENRARKAEVLDLLRGSHEHVRQVVRGISDEQLAATTKLYGRDVPQWSVLLQLLAHMNEHLGQSIAYARMNGVVPPWSQ, via the coding sequence ATGCGACCGATCCGCCTGCTGTTGTTGCCCCTGCTGCTCGTTCTCGCCGCGACGGAGGCCCGCGCGCAGGCCGCGCCGCCGAACTTTCGCGACGAGTTCCTTCGCCAGTTCAACAACTCGATGATCAAGTTCATCGAGCTTGCGGAGGCCATGCCGGAGGACCGCTACGCGTGGAGCCCGGCGGAGGGGGTGATGCCGGTGGCCCGCGTGTACGCCCACGTGGGCCACTACAACTACTACTATCCCTCGTCGGCGATGGGCGTGGCCGCGCCCCGCGGGCTGGACGCGGACAGCGTGGAGAATCGCGCGCGCAAGGCCGAGGTGCTGGACCTGCTGCGCGGCTCGCACGAGCACGTGCGGCAAGTGGTGCGCGGGATCAGCGACGAGCAGCTGGCTGCGACCACGAAGCTGTACGGGCGCGACGTGCCCCAGTGGTCGGTGCTCCTGCAGTTGCTGGCGCACATGAACGAACACCTGGGCCAGTCCATCGCCTACGCGCGGATGAACGGCGTGGTGCCGCCCTGGTCGCAGTAG
- a CDS encoding FAD-dependent oxidoreductase: MITDHDIAFPTLTAAQIDALRPRGTLRHVSAGETLWEEGARGMAFFVVLEGEMEIVDPSGDEVRRITVHRPGEFSGDVDMLSGRSSLVRAQMLGPGQVLELDSDGLRRVIREIPEISEMLLRAFLMRRRLLLSDGYRGMQIIGSRFSPQAHAIREFCSRNNIPFTWVDVEQDPLAEELLCRFHVLPEQTPIVVGRGGELLANPSIPELAHYMGLEAHVAEGEVFDLVVVGAGPAGLAAAVYAASEGLRVLTVEGEGVGGQAGTSSRIENYLGFPAGISGPELARNALLQAQKFGARISVPQKAVRLGTQGGLRVVTLDDGSRLITRCVLVASGAEYRTLGIPNLRQLEGAGVYYAATEMEARLCGGEEVVIVGGGNSAGQAAMYLSRHAARVNVVIRGDDLGKGMSRYLVDRVERTPNITVHQACEVSAVDGDGTLREVRLRYAGVDEEKVIPTRALFLFIGAQPRTAWLSGCVELDRTGFVLTGEETRRDGLSVDAWKEAARAPYFLETSLPGVFAAGDVRAGSVKRVASAVGEGSMAISFVHAHIGAAV; encoded by the coding sequence TTGATCACCGATCACGACATCGCCTTCCCCACGCTCACCGCGGCGCAGATCGACGCGCTGCGCCCCCGCGGAACGCTGCGGCACGTCAGCGCGGGGGAAACGCTGTGGGAAGAGGGCGCGCGGGGGATGGCGTTCTTCGTGGTGCTGGAGGGCGAGATGGAGATCGTGGATCCCTCGGGCGACGAGGTGCGCCGGATCACCGTGCACCGCCCCGGCGAGTTCAGCGGCGACGTCGACATGCTTTCCGGCCGCAGCAGCCTGGTGCGCGCGCAGATGCTGGGGCCCGGCCAGGTGCTGGAGCTGGATTCCGACGGGTTGCGCCGGGTGATCCGCGAGATCCCGGAAATCAGCGAGATGCTGCTTCGCGCCTTTTTGATGCGCCGGCGGCTGCTGCTGAGCGACGGCTACCGGGGGATGCAGATCATCGGCTCGCGCTTCTCCCCCCAGGCGCACGCCATCCGCGAGTTCTGCAGCCGCAACAACATCCCGTTCACCTGGGTGGACGTGGAGCAGGACCCGCTCGCCGAGGAGCTGCTCTGCCGCTTTCACGTGCTGCCCGAGCAGACGCCCATCGTGGTGGGGCGGGGGGGCGAGCTGCTCGCCAACCCCAGCATTCCCGAGCTGGCGCACTACATGGGGCTCGAGGCGCACGTGGCCGAGGGCGAGGTGTTCGACCTGGTCGTGGTCGGCGCCGGGCCCGCCGGGCTGGCCGCCGCCGTGTACGCCGCCTCCGAGGGGCTGCGCGTGCTGACGGTGGAGGGCGAGGGGGTGGGTGGGCAGGCCGGAACCAGCTCGCGCATCGAGAACTACCTGGGCTTTCCCGCGGGCATCTCCGGCCCCGAGCTGGCGCGCAACGCGCTGCTGCAGGCGCAAAAGTTTGGCGCCCGCATCTCCGTTCCGCAAAAGGCCGTGCGGCTGGGCACGCAGGGCGGCCTGCGCGTGGTCACCCTGGACGACGGCTCGCGGCTGATCACCCGCTGCGTGCTGGTGGCCAGCGGCGCCGAGTACCGCACGCTGGGAATCCCAAACCTGCGCCAGCTGGAGGGCGCGGGGGTGTACTACGCGGCCACGGAGATGGAGGCGCGGCTGTGCGGGGGCGAAGAGGTGGTCATCGTCGGCGGGGGCAACTCCGCGGGGCAGGCGGCCATGTACCTGTCGCGGCACGCCGCCCGGGTGAACGTGGTGATCCGGGGCGACGACCTGGGCAAAGGCATGTCGCGGTACCTCGTGGACCGGGTGGAGCGCACGCCCAACATCACCGTTCACCAGGCCTGCGAGGTGTCCGCCGTGGATGGCGACGGCACCCTGCGAGAGGTTCGCCTGCGCTACGCCGGAGTGGACGAGGAGAAGGTGATCCCCACCCGGGCCCTGTTCCTCTTCATCGGCGCGCAGCCGCGGACGGCGTGGCTGAGCGGATGCGTGGAGCTGGACCGCACCGGCTTCGTGCTCACCGGCGAGGAGACCAGGCGCGACGGCCTGTCGGTGGATGCGTGGAAGGAGGCCGCACGCGCGCCGTACTTCCTGGAAACCAGCCTCCCCGGCGTCTTCGCCGCGGGCGACGTCCGCGCCGGGTCGGTCAAGCGCGTGGCGTCGGCCGTGGGCGAGGGCTCCATGGCCATCAGCTTCGTGCACGCCCACATCGGCGCGGCCGTGTAG
- a CDS encoding UBP-type zinc finger domain-containing protein, with translation MDTCTHLNAVQNVEPRTPGGCEECLQSGSGWVHLRLCRTCGHVGCCDSSPNRHATKHFHETQHPIVTSAEPGEDWSWCFVDRVPVEV, from the coding sequence ATGGATACGTGCACGCACCTGAACGCCGTGCAGAACGTGGAGCCGCGGACGCCGGGCGGCTGCGAAGAGTGCCTGCAATCCGGCTCGGGATGGGTTCACCTGCGCCTGTGCCGCACCTGTGGCCACGTGGGCTGCTGCGACTCGTCGCCCAACCGGCACGCCACCAAGCACTTCCACGAGACGCAGCACCCCATCGTCACCTCCGCCGAGCCTGGCGAGGACTGGTCGTGGTGCTTCGTCGACCGCGTGCCGGTCGAGGTCTGA
- a CDS encoding SDR family oxidoreductase: protein MKILVTGGTGGLGRELVRAAEAAGHTVRVGSRGAAPADLPAGREWARMDMESGEGVREALVAVNAVIHAASDPKRHVAVDVEGTRRLIGAAREAGTGHFVYVSIVGIDQVPFAYYRSKLQAERIVAEGGVPFSILRATQFHSLIDGMLSGMARVPLVMPVPTNFRVQSVDTGETADRLVRAVRDGPGGRLPDFGGPRVQTFGEMAPPWKAARGVRKPTVHLPLPGALPAALRAGKGTLVDGERGTVTWEEWLRGPGSRG from the coding sequence ATGAAGATCCTGGTGACCGGCGGCACGGGCGGGCTGGGGCGCGAGCTCGTGCGCGCAGCGGAGGCGGCCGGGCACACGGTGCGCGTCGGCAGCCGCGGCGCGGCACCCGCGGACCTGCCCGCCGGGCGCGAGTGGGCGCGCATGGACATGGAGTCGGGCGAAGGCGTGCGCGAGGCGCTGGTCGCGGTGAACGCCGTGATCCACGCCGCGAGCGATCCCAAGCGCCACGTGGCGGTGGACGTGGAGGGCACCCGCCGGCTGATCGGTGCCGCGCGCGAGGCGGGGACCGGCCACTTCGTCTACGTGTCCATCGTGGGCATCGACCAGGTGCCATTCGCCTACTATCGCTCCAAGCTGCAGGCGGAGCGGATCGTCGCGGAAGGCGGCGTGCCGTTCTCCATCCTTCGCGCCACGCAGTTCCACTCGCTGATCGACGGCATGCTCTCCGGCATGGCACGCGTACCGCTGGTGATGCCCGTGCCCACGAACTTTCGCGTGCAGAGCGTGGACACGGGCGAGACGGCGGACCGGCTCGTTCGCGCGGTGCGGGACGGGCCCGGTGGGCGGCTGCCGGACTTCGGCGGGCCGCGCGTGCAGACGTTCGGGGAGATGGCACCGCCGTGGAAGGCGGCGCGCGGGGTCAGGAAGCCGACCGTTCACCTGCCGCTGCCGGGCGCGCTGCCCGCGGCCCTCAGAGCGGGGAAGGGAACGCTGGTGGATGGCGAGCGGGGGACCGTGACGTGGGAAGAGTGGCTGCGCGGGCCGGGCAGCCGAGGCTGA
- a CDS encoding HAD family hydrolase, which translates to MKPRAALLDVDGTLIDSNDAHAQAWVDVCAEFGYEVEFDRVRRMIGMGGDKVLPELTGLSDEEGKGAEIKERRGELFRERFLGTLKPFPQARELIQRMRDEGLTIVVATSASKKDMGGLLKQAGIMDLIEEKTSSSDAEHSKPDPDIIEAAVEAAGCPPGEAVMLGDTPYDVTAAKRAGVRCVALTCGGWSAEELHEAVAVYADPADLLARFDESPFARG; encoded by the coding sequence ATGAAGCCTCGCGCGGCCCTGCTGGACGTGGACGGCACCCTGATCGACAGCAACGACGCTCATGCGCAGGCGTGGGTGGACGTCTGCGCCGAGTTCGGATACGAAGTGGAGTTCGACCGCGTGCGCCGGATGATCGGCATGGGGGGCGACAAGGTGCTCCCGGAGCTCACCGGCCTTTCGGACGAGGAGGGAAAGGGGGCGGAGATCAAGGAGCGCCGCGGCGAGCTCTTCCGCGAGCGCTTCCTGGGCACGCTCAAGCCGTTTCCGCAGGCCAGGGAGCTGATCCAGCGGATGCGCGACGAGGGGCTGACCATCGTCGTGGCCACGTCGGCCAGCAAGAAGGACATGGGCGGGCTGCTGAAGCAGGCGGGGATCATGGACCTGATCGAGGAGAAGACCTCGTCCAGCGATGCGGAGCACTCCAAGCCCGATCCCGACATCATCGAGGCGGCGGTGGAAGCCGCGGGATGCCCGCCCGGCGAGGCGGTGATGCTGGGCGACACCCCGTACGACGTGACCGCGGCGAAGCGGGCCGGCGTGCGGTGCGTGGCGCTCACCTGCGGCGGGTGGAGCGCGGAAGAGCTGCACGAGGCGGTCGCCGTCTACGCCGACCCGGCCGACCTCCTGGCCCGCTTCGACGAGTCGCCGTTCGCCCGCGGCTGA